The following proteins are co-located in the Apis mellifera strain DH4 linkage group LG11, Amel_HAv3.1, whole genome shotgun sequence genome:
- the LOC408342 gene encoding disco-interacting protein 2 isoform X9, whose product MQGRPKPSLPMPSKRTSVMARSPDRERRDSGESSSDEDSVVTEESPGAGGPTGTGLSDTSSTGSARDTPPPPRPPARRPPGADITDIAEYTPHAYCNIQPPDVTHTSNTPAAQQSARRPGADRVNRYHVVEDQNNTGTTGRWKVSAKIQQLLNTLKRPKRRPLPEFYEDDDIELEIAANPKDPNAPKPEGGSMTSAVGEPVSVAAGLPRSLEVAIQRYGSASYKAPVATVLDPNGKLCVTLTYGKLLSRSHKIAYTLLNKALSRGGDCCLKPGDRIALVYPNNDPISFMCAFYGCLQAGIVPVPIEVPLTRRDAGSQQIGFLLGSCGIQVALTSEACLKGLPKTAAGEVVAFKGWPKLHWFVTEHLGKTPKDWLPPPRLTDDTPAYIEYTTDKDGSVMGVTVTRSAMLAHCRALTQACGYTEGENAVCVLDFKREVGLWHSTLTSVLNGMHVIFIPYALMKVNPASWMQMITKHRASVAVVKSRDLHWGLLATKDHKDISLSSLRLLLVADGANPWSLSSCDQFLSVFQSKGLRPDAVCPCASSSEALTVSVRRPGRAGVNATGRGVLSMSGLSYGVVRVDQENSLTSLTLQDCGQVMPGSIVVVIKMEGQPFICKTDEVGEICVHSSATGNQYWGLQGLTNNTFKVSPLQADGSPLGDVEYTRSGLLGFLGPGGLVFVCGSRDGLMTVTGRKHNADDIIATVLAVEPMKFIYRGRIAVFSVRVLRDERICVVAEQRPDCSEEESFQWMSRVLQAVDSIHAVGIYCLALVPPNYLPKTPLGGIHLSETKRRFLEGTLHPANVLLCPHTCVTNLPKPREVHSAGDSVADVGPASVMVGNIVQGNRLASAQGRDMGVLDEDSDNAKKYQFISEILRWRAVSTSDHVIFTSLNAKGAVATSLSCSQLHKKAERIGNLLLDRGRINTGDHVALIFPPGTDLICAFYGCLYVGAVPVTIRPPHPQNLQTTLPTVRMIVDVSKSVLVLTNQNILKLLKTKEANNVVDIKSWPTILDMDDMPKKKLPVMYRAPTAEMLAYLDFSVSTTGMLAGIKMSHAAVTSLCRAMKLACELYPSRHIALCLDPYSGLGFALWCLSSIYSGHHSILIPPSEVEVNPALWLSAVSQSRVRDTFCSYGVMELCTKGLGSSVHALKARGVSLACVRTCVVVAEERPRIALTTSFSKLFSALGLSPRAVSTSFGCRVNTAICLQGASSPEPSTVYVDLRALRNDRVSLVERGSPHSLCLMESGKLLPGVKVIIANPETKGQCGDSHLGEIWVQSAHNASGYFTIYGDESDYADHFNARLVTGNTNEVYARTGYLGFLRRTESVQQSVISDIPGDTSAEADLVPGDSELHDAVFVVGALDEAILLRGMRYHPIDIENSVMRCHKKIAECAVFTWTNLLVVVVELDGSESEALDLVALVTSAVLEEHHLVVGVVVVVDPGVVPINSRGEKQRMHLRDGFLADQLDPIYVAYNM is encoded by the exons GCACAGGACTGTCGGATACCAGCAGCACCGGTTCGGCGCGAGACACGCCTCCGCCTCCGAGACCACCGGCTAGGAGACCTCCTGGTGCGGACATTACCGACATCGCGGAATACACGCCCCACGCGTACTGCAACATCCAGCCCCCGGACGTGACGCACACAAGCAACACACCGGCCGCTCAACAGTCGGCCAGGCGACCGGGCGCCGACCGTGTCAATCGTTACCATGTGGTCGAGGATCAGAACAACACCGGGACTACCGGCCGTTGGAAAGTGTCAGCGAAAATTCAACAATTGCTCAATACATTGAAACGGCCGAAACGTCGCCCATTGCCCGAATTCTACGAGGACGACGACATCGAGCTCGAAATCGCGGCCAATCCCAAAGACCCGAACGCCCCGAAACCCGAGGGCGGTTCTATGACCTCCGCGGTCGGTGAACCAGTATCGGTCGCCGCGGGCCTGCCGAGGTCACTCGAGGTCGCCATACAGAG GTATGGTTCAGCATCATACAAAGCACCAGTGGCGACCGTTCTTGATCCAAATGGCAAGCTTTGCGTAACATTGACCTATGGAAAACTTCTAAGTCGTTCTCACAAGATAGCCTACACACTATTAAACAAGGCTCTAAGTCGTGGCGGTGATTGTTGTTTAAAACCTGGGGATCGAATTGCCTTGGTTTATCCAAACAACGATCCGATAAGCTTCATGTGCGCCTTCTATGGTTGCCTTCAAGCTGGTATTGTACCTGTGCCCATCGAAGTTCCTTTAACTCGTCGAGACGCAGGTTCCCAGCAAATCGGTTTCCTCTTGGGCAGCTGTGGAATTCAG GTGGCATTAACCAGCGAAGCTTGTCTGAAAGGTCTGCCAAAGACGGCTGCAGGCGAGGTAGTAGCATTCAAAGGTTGGCCAAAGCTCCATTGGTTTGTCACAGAGCATTTGGGCAAAACGCCGAAGGATTGGCTACCGCCACCTCGGTTAACCGACGACACACCGGCGTATATAGAGTATACCACGGACAAAGATGGGTCGGTGATGGGTGTGACAGTGACAAGATCGGCGATGCTGGCACATTGTCGAGCTCTGACGCAAGCCTGTGGCTATACGGAAGGAGAGAACGCCGTGTGCGTTTTGGACTTCAAACGGGAGGTTGGTCTGTGGCATAGCACCCTCACCAGCGTTCTGAACGGGATGCACGTGATTTTTATCCCGTACGCTCTGATGAAAGTAAATCCTGCGAGTTGGATGCAAATGATCACCAAGCATCGTGCTAGCGTAGCTGTGGTCAAGTCTCGAGACCTTCACTGGGGCCTCTTGGCTACTAAAGATCATAAGGATATCTCGTTGTCATCACTGAGGCTGTTGCTGGTTGCCGATGGTGCTAATCCCTGGTCTCTTTCCTCGTGTGACCAATTTCTCTCAGTTTTCCAGTCCAAAGGCTTGCGACCAGATGCTGTCTGCCCGTGTGCATCCTCCAGCGAGGCTCTAACGGTGTCCGTCAGGAGACCAGGCCGAGCTGGAGTAAACGCTACTGGACGTGGTGTCCTCTCTATGTCTGGGTTGAGTTACGGTGTTGTTAGAGTAGATCAAGAGAATTCTCTTACCTCTTTGACTCTTCAAGATTGCGGCCAAGTCATGCCCGGAA GTATCGTAGTGGTAATCAAAATGGAAGGACAGCCATTCATCTGCAAAACGGACGAAGTAGGCGAGATATGCGTGCATAGTTCAGCGACTGGAAACCAATATTGGGGATTACAAGGATTGACGAATAACACGTTCAAAGTTTCCCCACTTCAAGCCGATGGAAGTCCGCTTGGCGATGTGGAATATACTCGTTCTGGTTTATTGGGTTTCCTGGGCCCTGGTGGTCTTGTGTTCGTTTGCGGATCGCGCGATGGTCTTATGACTGTCACCGGAAGGAAGCATAACGCCGACGATATTATCGCTACAGTGTTGGCCGTCGAAcccatgaaatttatttatcgcggGAGAATAGCAGTTTTCAGTGTACGTGTCCTGAGAGATGAACGAATATGCGTCGTTGCGGAACAACGACCCGATTGCAGCGAAGAGGaa AGTTTCCAATGGATGTCTCGTGTCCTCCAAGCGGTAGATTCCATTCACGCGGTTGGAATATATTGTTTGGCATTGGTCCCGCCAAATTACCTCCCGAAAACGCCGCTAGGCGGCATTCATCTGTCGGAAACGAAACGACGTTTCTTAGAGGGTACCCTACATCCGGCTAATGTTCTTCTTTGTCCGCACACTTGCGTTACGAATCTACCGAAACCACGCGAAGTCCATTCAG CGGGGGATTCTGTTGCAGACGTTGGTCCGGCCAGTGTCATGGTGGGCAACATTGTTCAGGGTAATAGACTGGCATCGGCTCAAGGACGAGATATGGGTGTCTTAGATGAGGACAGTGATAATGCTAAAAAG TATCAATTCATTTCGGAAATACTGCGATGGCGTGCTGTCAGTACTTCTGATCATGTAATCTTCACGTCATTAAATGCAAAAGGAGCTGTAGCAACTTCTTTATCGTGCTCGCAATTGCACAAAAAAGCTGAACGAATCGGAAATTTGTTGTTGGATCGTGGAAGAATCAATACAGGAGACCACGTAGCATTAATATTTCCTCCTGGTACAGACTTGATATGCGCATTTTATGGTTGCCTTTATGTTGGCGCCGTGCCAGTTACAATTAGGCCACCTCATCCACAAAACCTCCAAACTACTTTACCAACTGTTCGTATGATTGTGGATGTCAGTAAGTCTGTGCTCGTGCTCACGAATCAAAATATCCTGAAACTATTGAAAACAAAG GAAGCGAACAATGTTGTTGACATTAAGAGTTGGCCAACAATCCTCGATATGGACGACATGCCAAAGAAGAAGTTACCTGTCATGTATCGAGCGCCCACGGCAGAGATGCTGGCTTACTTAGATTTCAGCGTCTCTACAACAGGAATGCTTGCAGGAATTAAAATGTCTCATGCAGCAGTGACGTCTCTTTGTCGTGCCATGAAACTTGCCTGTGAATTGTATCCATCCAGGCATATCGCTCTGTGTTTAGATCCTTATTCTGGATTAGGATTCGCCCTTTGGTGTTTGAGTAGTATATATAGCGGTCATCATTCCATACTTATACCACCGTCTGAG GTTGAAGTTAATCCAGCCTTATGGTTATCAGCAGTTAGTCAATCCAGAGTAAGAGACACGTTTTGTTCTTACGGTGTAATGGAGTTGTGTACCAAGGGTCTCGGTTCTTCTGTTCATGCTCTAAAAGCAAGAGGCGTTAGTTTGGCCTGCGTCAGAACGTGTGTTGTCGTAGCTGAAGAAAGACCTCGAATCGCACTTACTACGAGCTTCAGTAAACTTTTCTCTGCTCTTGGTTTAAGTCCACGTGCTGTCTCGACTTCTTTCGGGTGTAGAGTAAACACAGCTATTTGCTTACAG GGTGCATCGAGTCCAGAACCTTCTACAGTATACGTTGATCTCCGCGCATTGCGCAATGACCGAGTATCTCTAGTTGAAAGAGGTAGTCCACATTCTTTATGCCTGATGGAATCGGGTAAATTGTTACCTGGAGTGAAGGTGATTATTGCCAATCCAGAAACGAAAGGACAATGCGGAGATTCTCATTTAGGAGAAATTTGGGTGCAATCTGCTCATAATGCCAGTGGCTATTTCACGATATATGGTGACGAGAGCGATTACGCTGATCACTTCAATGCCCGTCTCGTAACTGGGAATACAAATGAAGTTTACGCCAGAACTGGTTATCTTGGTTTCTTAAGACGTACCGAAAGCGTTCAGCAATCGGTTATCAGTGATATTCCTGGTGATACTTCTGCCGAAGCGGATCTTGTTCCTGGCGATTCTGAATTACATGATGCTGTGTTCGTAGTTGGTGCCCTCGATGAGGCCATTCTACTCAGAGGAATGCGATATCACCCGATTGACATTGAGAATAGCGTGATGAGATGTCATAAGAAAATAGCAGAATG TGCCGTATTTACATGGACCAACCTCCTAGTAGTAGTGGTGGAACTTGACGGAAGTGAAAGCGAAGCTTTAGATCTCGTGGCATTGGTTACCAGCGCTGTTCTAGAAGAACATCATCTGGTAG